AGTCACGGTCGATTCTTGAAACGAACAAATAAATCTTCTGTGGTATCTCGTCGCGACCTAGCAACACCGTGAAactttataaaaatttttaatactagATGAATATAAAGGggattttatacaatttttaaaagacAACATACGCCACAAATGTTTTAATACCTCAAAAACTGCCTGTTCGTCGCTCTGTGTATTTTGTCAATCATCTTTCTCCTATtgtgtaaccggtgttactcacaGTCGACTACTATCTTCTATGACGGATGCTTTAAAACATCTAACATTGTATCTCTACAAAGATATTAGTTATTTAATTAACAATTATTCGTTTGTAGTTTTAAAGTTACTTTCTTTCAAACATCCGTCCAATGTTATTTGTAAAAGAAGCAGAATGAAAAGTAACGAATAACGAATTGTTATCTTCTGAGAGCTTGAGGACCTTCGTCAGCACGTTCGTGGACCCCCAGGGGTGCACAAACCTCAATTTAAGAAACAGTATACTCTACTGTTCCCATTTTGGACGTGCATTCTTTACGTTCCAACGATCGTGCTCCAAAATGTCCATCGGCAAAGGGTCAATCGGTAAATCCGTGCCACGTACGCATTAGACCGATTCTCGGAAAACTCAATTAACGCGGCAGCTTTGCCGCCACCGCAAATTGCAACTGCACAATGTGCAAACAGCGGGACCAGGTATCGAAATATCATCCGCGAATGAACTCTGTTTATCAGCTCTTATATCCGTGGCTCGAAAGCAAACAGAGGAGGCGTATCTCTTTCGAAGTGTTTCGACGTTTGGAAACTGGGACGATTTCGGTTGCAATGTAGCAGAAGAAAGCGCGATAATATAAAGTTCCAATCGAAGGAACTGCCTATAAATAACGGGTCTCCGATCTTCTAATCAACCAGGCTCTCGCGAACGAGACTGGAAAGGGAAAAAAAAAGAGTGAATATCGATGAATTATTTTTAGAGTTGAAGTTTCCGGGACTAAAAGCCATAAGAGTTCAGCGAACCTTCCGATATTGACTACGCGGTATAGATTCTATAAGAGGATTTACATTGCCCTGATTACGAGCTATCGTATGACTGCATTTGCATTACCTCCCTTAACGGTTCATTATCAGCGAAGTACATTACACTGACATTGAGATGTATTATACAGAATTTTAGGAAGGGCGATGCAACTGAAAATGGACAGAAACAAATTCGTCAGGATACATTTTGATGTTACGCAAAATTCGATTACTTACATATAGTTCACGAAGATATTCACGTCTGAGTTTTAGTCTTCTCTTGTCACgtataataacattttaatagtTAAGAAATGAATATTCGTAGCACGAGGTAGAAACTGCTCCCTTGCACCACCTCTGGGTGCGCCACTGATTATAGACTATTCTTGTACATTGAATCTCTGGTAAGCTTAATGAACACCATTACCggtaaaaattgatcgaattaTTCCACTTTAATAGCGTTTTTATGGTTACCAAACATAGTAGTAGAGAATATTAATAGATTAAGAAAACTGAGGTGGTAAATGGTCACCTGGTCCAGGTGAGCCTGGTCTTAAAACGTATATTtccatgaaaaattattttgatactTTCCTTTCTTGCAAATCGATAAACAAAAATACCGTATACTAAACGTCGTTTATTTGCAGAATACAATTTTGTTCATTTCTCTCGTAAAACAATTGAAACGTAAAGGTATATGTCAAAGATCTGCGGCCAGGCAGATTTGAATTCGATCGATCTTCCAATTCGTTGACGTCACTAGTTACGTCATATAGAGAAAGATGGAGAACGTCTGGTGAAACGTCAGCGACGCAGCGGGGTTTTCTAATTCTAAGTCCTCAAACGTTGGATACGATATAACAAAAATAAACAACTGAATTAGCGTACGACCTGCGTGATACATGGCGCACGATTTTCAACAAATATTCATTACCTTATTTTCTGCATAAAAGATACATTTTCTGTTCCATCAACCTTGAATACAATATCTCGGATTATATGTCCAGATCTCTATCCtgtcgaataaaaatattccgCAAACTTTTTCATATTCGTTAACACTTTCAAGGATCTATCTCTTTCTCGTTAAGATTGTTATTCGATCCGTTGGACATAATTGCATACACATAATAAATTTCCTAGTTATTATACGATAACGCTACAACATAAATAATTGCATAGAAAGACAAAGGAGATGAACGGTGAATAGCGATGGATATAAAAAGGATCAATGTTGTTTGGACTGGTTTCTAGACGCTTATGACAGTAAACATTATGGCGGTGCTTCGTTCTAATTGCGTACTTTTAAAGACGCGGCGAATAAGAAAACTAAACGAACGGAAGAGCAAAGTATTTTCCGACTACGATAAACAGTTTCTCGAAAGTAAAGAAACGTTTACGATTTATGAAAAATTCCTTGCGCgcgatgaaatatatttacagaaTATTTCATCGATTATATTCGATAATAACGCACAGTTATAAAGCTGCATTTGTTCCGTCACAACAAAAGACCGTCTACTTCTGATCGTTACATAAAATCAGAATCTTCGGTGCATAGAAATAGATAATTCGCATCTAGCCAACAATCTGTGTTTTTGTATAACCGGAAGTACGTAGTTGGCAATAGATCTGATTgttaaattctttaaaaaaccAAATCGATCATGGTACGGTGTGTCGCGTGCGGCATGCATGCACATACATACCAATTCAGGTACAGAATTCAACCAGTCCTCTTGTTTCATCGGTTCACTTGTATAATAGCGTTCACATATGCACACATACAGACGCGAGCAATCATACGCAACTACCGCGATTATCCCATTGCGAGGTGTCTATcgtttttgtctggttaatcCTAACAGAGATAGAGAAAAAATATGGAGCAGCTCTTCCTCAATCAGTAAAGCAGATTCAACCAGTTCTATGATACGAGTATCGATGCACTTGTTCCCGCGTGTGCAGTGATCCAATTTAACGAGGTAACTAGCCATTTCTAGATATTTTCGATTGCTCGGAACAGTCAACAATTATAGACGCGCCGACCCGTCGAGCGTCACGATTATCAACCGGAAATTGTTTGGCATTCGAACGCGTGCGATGGGGTAGTTGTGACAAAGTTTTTTATCAGAATGTTTTCTTAATACGCATATCGCCTTAACAGctgttattttcattttttgtgtGGTTGCAGCCCTGTTTTCGGATAAGGTTCGTAGCGTCGCCACGAGAGCGCGGCATCGGCAACTCAATAAAATCCAAAGAGCGCCGGACGGGCGGTGTTCCGCGAAGCGTGATGAGTTTGACAGCTCCCGCGTACTGAACGTCGTTCAAAAGTGAAAAATAAATCAATCAAAAGATGCGACCGAAAAGAAGTCCTTAACACGTTTCCGTATGCATCCACGCGAGACCGTCTAATATGGCAGAATGGTTCGGCATAGAATTATCACGCTGATACTCTTTCTGGCAGGTAAGAAGCGAGAGATTCGTTCAGGCGTAAGTGCACCTGCCGATCAATGTGACACTGTATGTTCGGTCTTTGTGCGCTTGTATACGTGCACCGTGCAAATCGGGCTAAGTGCACGATCGTTACGATTCAGGGTCGAGTTATGCAAATTTAACAGAGTATCTTGTTTTTGCACACGTCTAATCTGCCTTTTGAGCGATCTTTATCCTTGCGTTTCGCCAAGTCCATTGATCGGCAGAACGTCGCGACaatgtttaatttttctattcgaTTTTATAAATTGCACGTTCTGAATAGGTCtatgaaataaatgaaattattcgCAAAAAAATATATACCCTTTATATTAAATTACACGACGCATCGTAAACATCCAAATCGAGAGCGACGAGCGACGGTCACCATATCTGTTGCCCGGACGAGTTTAATATTTTGATACGCTttgattcttttcttttttttttctttttttttaaataatgaatTTACAGACACGCATTTATATTCTATTTATACAATTTCAATAACTTTACAATTTTCTATTatgccaaaaattattataaaattattttcaattagttCACAATATAGATTTAGAATAACATTTCCATAGGACATCTTTTAACAGATTGTGCTAACAATTATGTTTTAAAAAAGTATATTTATGAAAAGAAatactaaaatatatttaagtatacgttatatattatttatttattaagttGTAGTACATTTCTTTAGatttatatttatgtttaaTTAAGCAGTCTATGTTTAATTGCATTAGTCGAATAATTTGTTGTAATATTTAGCATGGCAGGAAGCAGTGACTTTGGTGCCAGTACGTTCTGTTGCTATAGACATTGGTCAGAACTTGACTTTACCATGTGCAGAAGAAGATGCACTACCACACTCAGGAGAATCTGTTGGAATGATGTGGATAAGGGAGGGACGCGAAGATGGACAAATTGAACGACTAAAGGTTGAGCCTAATGGAGCTTTGGAACTTATCAATGTTAGTACAGATGATGCTGGGAACTACTCATGCACTTTGGACGATGATCATGATGCTGTCAAGACTAGAATAAACGTACAAGTTAGAAGTAAGCTGTTAAATTTGTTAACAGTTATGGTAAAATAATTTACACTACAGGTATCGCTTGAGTTACGCGGTTAATTGGTTTCCGCGTAAATCGAGACTCAGAATTAGTCTCTGAAATATATACAaacatattttctttttaaataaaattgctcCAAAACCGCGTAACTCGAGCATTGCCGGTATTTTTTTTCCGCGTAACTTGAAATTCGCGTAACTCAAGTACCGCGTAACTCGAGGGATACCtgcataaaataattataattttattgtgTCTCCAGCTCCTCCTCCAGCCTTACACAATGTATGGGTAAAACCATCTACAATATTGGCAAATATTCTTTGGGAAGTAGCTGGCACAGGTGGTTATCCTATCATAGATTTCACTGCCGAATATCGTCTTAAACCGAATGTGGGTGAAGAACCAGAAGACTGGAAGCCTATTGTTCCGACGCACATTCCTCCAAATTCTGTAAATGACCTTTCTCTGAAGCAAAATAAATCGTTTATTGTTGGCAACTGTTACTTAAACTTATGGGTTTATAGAGGCAAATTGATGTGTATCACTTGGTGCCAAACACAACGTATTCTTTCCGCGTGTGGGCAACAAATCAGCTAGGAAGAGGGGAAGTTGTTGAAGTTGAAGGTCATACTCATCACAGTATCGAAGAACTAGGTACACAATTTAAACATAGTTACAGTATGGAATACGACTGcatgtaaataatttaatattcatataaaattatattatagtttattatttataattgacAATTATTTCAGAACTTGCCAGACATTTCTTAACAGGTGTAGAAAATTTTGACACTCGCGTCTGGGTGGCAGCGGTAG
This genomic window from Colletes latitarsis isolate SP2378_abdomen chromosome 8, iyColLati1, whole genome shotgun sequence contains:
- the LOC143344752 gene encoding contactin-6 isoform X2 is translated as MVRHRIITLILFLAAWQEAVTLVPVRSVAIDIGQNLTLPCAEEDALPHSGESVGMMWIREGREDGQIERLKVEPNGALELINVSTDDAGNYSCTLDDDHDAVKTRINVQVRTPPPALHNVWVKPSTILANILWEVAGTGGYPIIDFTAEYRLKPNVGEEPEDWKPIVPTHIPPNSRQIDVYHLVPNTTYSFRVWATNQLGRGEVVEVEGHTHHSIEELELARHFLTGVENFDTRVWVAAVGIVMGTLMILGIGTCYLLYRECKVPSGGAGSD
- the LOC143344752 gene encoding contactin-6 isoform X1; the protein is MVRHRIITLILFLAAWQEAVTLVPVRSVAIDIGQNLTLPCAEEDALPHSGESVGMMWIREGREDGQIERLKVEPNGALELINVSTDDAGNYSCTLDDDHDAVKTRINVQVRTPPPALHNVWVKPSTILANILWEVAGTGGYPIIDFTAEYRLKPNVGEEPEDWKPIVPTHIPPNSRQIDVYHLVPNTTYSFRVWATNQLGRGEVVEVEGHTHHSIEELELARHFLTGVENFDTRVWVAAVGIVMGTLMILGIGTCYLLYRECKVPSQLEEQEVIELVPNIILNPGFFDERTEHIPQDENFNNQTTTRLNNNSVVQPRRL